A genomic stretch from Oncorhynchus gorbuscha isolate QuinsamMale2020 ecotype Even-year linkage group LG20, OgorEven_v1.0, whole genome shotgun sequence includes:
- the LOC124006617 gene encoding claudin-4-like, producing the protein MRRSQGDSILMGMDFVFTVEVVGIALGVIGLILTIVVCALPTWIEITIIEANVANTEVVTHGLWMRCVTQGKGQTQCEVYNSMWDLPDCIQPVKAMILTAIILGVLGVTISMVGAKCTYCIKDETSQTKLIIIAGIIFILDGILILSTLFMVKITVQIDCFRQYKGNFELGNSLYFSWVAAALLLIEGFILCINVGVFGWMMGIFGWIISLMPCYISVLFILYPYTWTFLMITTSISSILGALGVMGSIFGTRCCNCIKSNRIRVKARFIVGIFFILAGILQFTNVFLSYYLTHNLPEYRRGLLISFAEHSRWAASMLLIGGTILCCSTLKKKPDSTTTKSISH; encoded by the coding sequence ATGAGACGCAGTCAGGGAGACAGCATTTTGATGGGAATGGATTTCGTGTTTACCGTGGAGGTCGTGGGCATCGCCCTGGGAGTCATAGGATTAATACTGACCATCGTGGTCTGTGCACTCCCCACCTGGATAGAGATAACCATCATAGAGGCTAATGTTGCCAACACAGAGGTGGTAACGCACGGCCTGTGGATGAGATGTGTGACTCAAGGCAAGGGACAGACACAGTGTGAGGTGTACAACTCCATGTGGGATTTGCCAGATTGTATACAGCCTGTCAAAGCCATGATCCTCACTGCCATCATCCTGGGGGTTCTGGGGGTCACAATCTCCATGGTCGGAGCAAAGTGCACCTACTGCATCAAAGATGAAACGTCTCAGACTAAATTGATAATCATCGCTGGAATTATTTTCATCCTGGACGGAATTCTCATCCTCAGCACTTTATTCATGGTAAAAATAACCGTCCAAATCGACTGCTTCAGACAGTACAAAGGAAACTTTGAGTTGGGGAACTCGCTGTACTTCAGCTGGGTGGCGGCCGCCCTGCTCCTCATTGAAGGGTTCATACTGTGCATCAATGTGGGAGTGTTTGGATGGATGATGGGAATCTTTGGATGGATAATCTCCCTCATGCCCtgttatatctctgtattgtttaTATTGTACCCCTACACATGGACGTTTCTGATGATCAcgacctccatctcctccatcctggGAGCTCTAGGAGTGATGGGGTCCATCTTTGGGACCAGGTGCTGTAACTGCATCAAGAGTAACAGGATCAGGGTCAAGGCCAGGTTCATTGTTGGAATATTCTTCATCCTGGCTGGTATCCTGCAATTCACCAATGTCTTCTTGAGCTATTACTTGACACATAACCTTCCAGAATACAGGAGGGGGCTTTTGATATCTTTTGCTGAACACAGTAGATGGGCCGCCTCCATGCTCCTGATAGGAGGAACCATACTCTGCTGCAGCACCTTGAAGAAGAAGCCAGACTCGACAACGACTAAATCAATCTCCCACTAA